A section of the Humulus lupulus chromosome 2, drHumLupu1.1, whole genome shotgun sequence genome encodes:
- the LOC133819623 gene encoding uncharacterized protein LOC133819623 has product MYVSEAPAAASFLLIRPFSYTNNINYSNSKVSFAAARFPATTTTTTAKCGCTTANQTPIGDDVFSVTSSSSSDFDYLGESTKGDLNLNLDHLHSLAIDGQSTLEGPIEEVAWMEAEEAENLLRDLGIPNPSSSRYSPRGIFCTRTLNLRSISAIGYDMDYTLVHYNVMAWEGRAYDYCMDNLRKVGFPVDGLSFDPDLVIRGLVIDKEKGNLVKADRFGYVKRAMHGTKMLSTRAVSEIYGRELVDLRKESRWEFLNTLFSVSEAVAYMQMVDRLDDGTITAELGPLDYKGLYKAVGRALFRAHVEGQLKSEIMSKPELFVEPDPELPLALLDQKEAGKKLLLITNSDYHYTNKMMQHSFDRYLPNNMGWRDLFDIVIVSARKPEFFQMAQPMYEVVTGEGLMRPCFKAETGGLYSGGSAQMVESSLNIHGDEILYVGDHIYTDVSQSKVHLRWRTALICRELEEEYRALIRSRVHRESLIELINQKEVVGDLFNQLRLALQRRTKGRPAQTLAATNMDDQDLTECMQKLLIVMQRLDTKIATMLEADGELFNKRWGFLSRAGLWDKSHIMRQIEKYADIYTSRVSNFLHYTPFMYFRSQEQTLAHDSYNHSMFNGSATIDNHQ; this is encoded by the exons ATGTATGTCTCAGAGGCCCCTGCTGCAGCCAGCTTTCTTTTGATACGACCCTTTTCCTATACCAACAACATCAACTACTCCAACTCTAAGGTTTCGTTTGCTGCCGCCCGGTTTCctgccaccaccaccactaccaccgcCAAGTGTGGTTGCACCACCGCTAACCAGACCCCCATTGGAGATGATGTGTTTTCAGTTACTTCTTCCAGCTCCAGTGACTTTGATTACTTGGGAGAGAGCACCAAAGGAGATTTGAACCTCAACTTGGACCATCTTCACTCATTGG CCATTGATGGCCAATCAACATTAGAAGGTCCCATTGAAGAAGTAGCCTGGATGGAGGCTGAAGAAGCTGAGAATTTGCTTAGGGACCTCGGTATTCCG AATCCTTCTTCATCCAGATATTCACCTCGTGGTATATTTTGCACTCGCACTTTGAATCTCAGATCAATAAGTGCCATTGGATATGATATGGACTATACTTTGGTGCATTACAATGTCATG GCTTGGGAAGGAAGAGCTTATGATTACTGTATGGACAATCTGAGGAAAGTGGGTTTCCCTGTTGATGGACTTTCTTTTGACCCTGACTTG GTTATTAGAGGCCTTGTAATTGACAAGGAGAAAGGGAACTTGGTTAAGGCTGATCGATTTGGTTACGTAAAAAGGGCTATGCATGGCACCAAAATGTTATCTACTCGAGCTGTAAG TGAGATTTATGGGAGGGAATTAGTGGATCTCCGGAAGGAGAGTCGATGGGAGTTTCTCAACACATTGTTCTCTGTTTCAGAAGCTGTGGCATATATGCAG ATGGTTGACAGACTGGATGATGGAACCATAACTGCAGAACTTGGTCCACTTGACTATAAAGGGCTTTATAAG GCTGTTGGAAGAGCCCTCTTCAGGGCACATGTAGAGGGTCAGCTTAAG AGTGAGATAATGTCCAAACCTGAACTGTTTGTGGAGCCTGATCCGGAACTACCTTTAGCACTTTTGGATCAAAAGGAG GCTGGTAAAAAACTTCTGCTCATTACCAACTCAGATTACCATTACACAAACAAAATGATGCAGCATTCTTTTGATAGATATCTTCCAAACAATATGGGTTGGAGGGATCTCTTTGACATT GTAATAGTCTCAGCCAGGAAACCGGAGTTTTTTCAAATGGCACAACCAATGTATGAGGTGGTGACGGGTGAGGGTCTTATGCGTCCATGCTTCAAGGCTGAAACAG GGGGTTTATACTCTGGGGGTAGCGCTCAGATGGTTGAGAGTTCCCTAAACATTCATGGAGATGAAATATTATATGTGGGTGATCATATATACACAGACGTAAGTCAATCCAAAGTCCACCTGCGATGGCGAACAGCATTGATTTGTCGAGAGCTGGAAGAAGAG TATCGTGCCTTGATTCGTAGCCGAGTTCATAGAGAATCATTGATAGAGCTCATAAATCAGAAGGAAGTTGTAGGAGATCTTTTCAACCAACTTCGACTTGCGCTGCAAAGGCGAACTAAAGGGCGtcctgctcaa ACTCTTGCTGCCACAAACATGGATGATCAAGATCTTACAGAATGTATGCAAAAGCTACTTATAGTTATGCAAAGACTAGACACTAAAATCGCTACAATGCTAGAAGCAGATGGAGAGCTCTTCAACAAGAG GTGGGGCTTTCTTTCACGAGCAGGTTTATGGGACAAAAGCCATATAATGAGACAAATTGAGAA GTATGCAGATATATATACTTCTAGAGTGTCAAATTTTTTGCACTACACACCATTTATGTATTTCCGCTCTCAAGAACAG ACGCTTGCCCAtgattcatataaccattctatGTTTAATGGGTCTGCTACCATCGACAACCACCAATAA